The following coding sequences are from one Deltaproteobacteria bacterium window:
- a CDS encoding MerR family transcriptional regulator codes for MERPAKKYYRIGEVSRLTGVEPHILRYWESELHIRPQRVARQRLYREEDINLILRVKELLYEQGYTIAGAKRLLEGETASRQEKIFAKSVTTPRSDTELLQLIKKELAAIRDMLVKP; via the coding sequence ATGGAAAGGCCAGCGAAGAAATACTACAGGATCGGGGAGGTCAGCAGACTGACCGGGGTTGAGCCCCATATCCTCCGGTACTGGGAGAGCGAGCTTCACATACGGCCGCAACGCGTGGCGCGGCAGAGACTTTACCGTGAAGAGGATATCAACCTCATACTGCGTGTAAAGGAGCTCCTTTACGAACAAGGCTATACCATCGCTGGTGCAAAGCGTCTTCTCGAAGGAGAAACTGCCTCAAGACAGGAAAAGATCTTTGCCAAATCCGTTACTACCCCCCGAAGTGACACGGAGCTGTTGCAGCTCATCAAAAAGGAGCTTGCCGCCATAAGGGATATGCTTGTAAAGCCATGA